One Endozoicomonas gorgoniicola DNA window includes the following coding sequences:
- a CDS encoding BufA1 family periplasmic bufferin-type metallophore produces the protein MKKATNIALATAVTSLVALAGTALTTSNVLAAEKEKCYGVAKAGKNDCATKTTSCAGSSKTDSQKDAFLMVPKGLCDRLTGGSIQSKNP, from the coding sequence ATGAAAAAGGCCACCAACATTGCCCTCGCAACCGCTGTAACCAGCTTGGTCGCGCTAGCCGGTACCGCCTTAACAACCTCAAACGTGTTAGCCGCAGAAAAAGAAAAGTGCTATGGAGTAGCAAAAGCAGGCAAAAATGACTGCGCCACCAAAACCACCTCTTGTGCCGGTTCATCGAAAACCGACAGTCAGAAAGATGCTTTCCTTATGGTTCCAAAAGGCTTGTGTGATCGTCTTACTGGCGGTTCAATCCAATCAAAAAATCCTTAG
- the bufB gene encoding MNIO family bufferin maturase, with product MSKLSPHKMVGLGLRSPHIHQFISEKPEIGWLEVHSENFFTPHSVARQQLRDIASLYPVSLHGVGMSLGSTDKLDKQHLAQLRRLVDDINPVAVSEHLSWSSVNGQYFNDLLPLPYTEEALTHFCLKVEQVQETLNRQLLVENPSSYLSFNHSTIPEWAFLSSVQKRTGCGLLLDLNNIYVSSFNLDFDCQVYLDAIDPHSVKEIHLAGFTVRQLEQGEVWIDSHSRPVSEPVWQLYRQWVRQHLNRLGSIPTLIEWDLDIPELDILFGEASKAQQILVEEILVEKILIGERSHGMSSTG from the coding sequence GTGAGCAAGCTATCCCCTCACAAGATGGTAGGGCTAGGGCTTCGCTCCCCCCACATCCATCAGTTTATTTCTGAGAAGCCAGAGATCGGCTGGCTGGAAGTTCACAGCGAGAACTTCTTTACTCCCCACTCGGTCGCCCGGCAGCAGCTCAGGGATATCGCCAGCCTCTATCCTGTCAGCCTCCATGGTGTCGGAATGTCACTCGGCTCTACCGACAAGCTGGATAAACAGCATCTGGCTCAACTCAGGCGGCTAGTGGATGACATTAATCCTGTAGCCGTTTCCGAACATCTGAGCTGGAGTTCAGTCAATGGACAGTACTTCAACGACCTGCTACCCCTGCCCTATACCGAGGAGGCACTGACCCACTTTTGCCTGAAGGTCGAGCAGGTACAGGAAACCCTGAACCGCCAGCTACTGGTTGAAAATCCGTCCAGCTACCTGAGCTTTAACCACTCAACGATTCCTGAATGGGCGTTTCTGAGTTCAGTCCAGAAACGCACCGGATGCGGACTTCTGCTCGATCTCAACAATATTTATGTCAGCAGCTTCAACCTCGATTTTGATTGCCAGGTTTACCTTGATGCAATTGACCCTCACTCCGTCAAAGAGATCCATCTTGCCGGATTTACCGTCAGGCAATTAGAACAAGGGGAGGTCTGGATAGACAGCCACAGTCGTCCGGTCAGTGAACCTGTCTGGCAGCTTTATCGCCAGTGGGTTCGACAGCATTTGAATCGATTGGGAAGTATTCCGACCCTGATTGAGTGGGACCTGGATATTCCCGAACTCGACATCCTGTTCGGCGAAGCCAGCAAAGCGCAACAAATTCTTGTTGAGGAAATTCTTGTTGAGAAAATTCTTATTGGGGAGAGAAGCCATGGGATGTCGTCAACAGGATAA
- a CDS encoding IS30 family transposase, translating into MAYTHLSSEERYYIETELKNGTSQNKIAKKLGRSQPTVSREVNRNKGQRGYRHQQANRTARQRHKDKPKAIKLTDDIKQRISNDIRSDWSPEQVAGRLEKDGVIKLHHETIYQFVADDKRRGGSLYKHLRHQKKTYRKRYGSAHNRTGIPNRVGIEERPEVVNNRERVGDWEADTVIGKNHKGAIATLDERKTKLRLAVPLPGKKAKAVKQGIIDVLKPLKRFVKTITYDNGKEFVQHESIAKALKCDSYFAAPYHSWERGQNENANGLLRQYFPKSMELNGVTEKDVIIAVDKLNNRPRKCLGYKTPYEAFKESTGIDARKVMGYALMT; encoded by the coding sequence ATGGCCTATACACACCTGAGCTCTGAAGAGAGATATTATATCGAAACTGAACTCAAAAATGGGACTTCACAAAACAAAATTGCTAAAAAGCTTGGCCGTTCACAGCCTACCGTGTCGCGAGAAGTAAACCGCAATAAAGGGCAAAGAGGGTACAGGCACCAACAGGCTAATCGCACAGCTCGGCAGCGGCACAAAGATAAGCCAAAAGCTATTAAGCTGACAGACGACATTAAACAACGTATTTCAAACGATATCCGTTCAGATTGGAGTCCTGAACAAGTGGCTGGAAGGCTTGAAAAGGACGGTGTAATCAAGCTGCATCATGAGACGATTTATCAATTTGTAGCGGATGATAAACGGCGCGGAGGCTCGCTCTATAAGCACTTGAGGCACCAGAAAAAAACTTATCGAAAGCGATACGGTTCAGCTCATAACCGAACCGGTATACCAAATCGGGTTGGCATTGAAGAACGCCCCGAAGTGGTCAACAACAGAGAGCGAGTTGGTGACTGGGAAGCTGATACTGTAATAGGTAAAAATCATAAAGGAGCCATCGCTACATTAGATGAACGAAAAACCAAGCTTCGCCTTGCTGTCCCTCTACCAGGCAAGAAGGCAAAAGCGGTTAAACAGGGAATAATTGACGTACTCAAGCCTCTGAAAAGGTTTGTAAAGACAATAACATACGACAATGGAAAGGAGTTTGTTCAGCATGAATCAATTGCCAAAGCTTTAAAATGTGACAGCTACTTTGCTGCCCCCTACCATTCTTGGGAAAGAGGCCAGAATGAGAATGCTAATGGTTTGCTAAGGCAGTATTTCCCCAAGTCGATGGAGCTTAATGGCGTGACAGAAAAAGATGTCATCATTGCAGTGGATAAGCTGAACAACAGGCCAAGAAAGTGCCTGGGCTACAAGACTCCTTATGAGGCATTTAAAGAGTCAACTGGAATAGATGCAAGAAAAGTCATGGGTTATGCACTTATGACTTGA